In Bacillota bacterium, one genomic interval encodes:
- a CDS encoding FtsQ-type POTRA domain-containing protein produces MVRGAFLIFLVLLFCWQMVQAPWFFSLEQVEVKGVETLTARHVEELAGVWRGANLLRLNLSEVVERLLAHPQIAAASVRRIWPNKLEISVEENIGLAVIPYHDGFVEIDGLGRVISIVHDFSRVNLPIITGVPLTQAYLGDTIIHPLFAVAHQVVLNLPGSVRPSISEIHVTANGFVNMTTTAGVLIRLGSNAHTQSRLALLPAVLYAYKERGLSRETTAYIDMTGEVPVYKGR; encoded by the coding sequence ATGGTGAGAGGAGCGTTTCTCATATTTCTCGTGCTCCTTTTTTGCTGGCAAATGGTACAAGCTCCCTGGTTCTTCAGCCTAGAGCAGGTCGAAGTCAAGGGTGTAGAGACCTTGACTGCGCGACATGTGGAGGAGTTGGCAGGCGTATGGCGGGGGGCTAATCTCCTGCGGCTCAATCTAAGTGAAGTTGTCGAGCGATTGTTAGCGCACCCGCAAATTGCCGCAGCTTCTGTGCGGCGCATCTGGCCAAATAAACTAGAAATTTCTGTCGAAGAGAACATTGGCCTAGCGGTCATCCCCTATCATGATGGCTTTGTCGAGATCGATGGCCTTGGCCGCGTAATTTCTATAGTACATGACTTTAGTCGTGTCAATTTGCCGATTATCACGGGGGTACCGCTCACACAGGCCTATCTTGGCGACACAATTATACATCCGCTGTTCGCAGTAGCTCATCAGGTAGTGCTAAATTTGCCAGGCAGTGTAAGGCCAAGTATTTCCGAAATACATGTCACCGCCAATGGTTTTGTTAACATGACCACGACAGCGGGTGTGTTGATTCGATTAGGCAGTAATGCCCATACACAGTCACGTCTTGCATTGCTTCCTGCCGTGCTTTATGCTTATAAAGAGAGGGGATTGTCGCGAGAAACGACGGCCTACATCGATATGACAGGTGAGGTCCCCGTATATAAAGGACGGTAA
- a CDS encoding DUF881 domain-containing protein gives MKGRSHVALTAVCLLLGWLLALQIRSTGNFATVVPDLRTSEMRVLLMDAMRQNQNLQVELDGLREQLRGYEVAATRGEGVLEQLHSNLENARVLAGITAVMGQGISVTINDSQRLAAATDDPAVFIVHDEDILKIVNVLRAAGAEAISVNGQRLLATSEIHCAGPSVSVNNTRIAAPFVVTAIGDNKALESALRMRGGIIETLSYFGIEIELRLHEKVTVPGFTQPLRFEWAEPVLGR, from the coding sequence ATGAAAGGTCGCTCTCATGTCGCCCTCACCGCTGTTTGCCTCTTGCTGGGCTGGCTTCTAGCACTGCAGATTCGCAGCACCGGAAATTTCGCCACTGTTGTCCCTGACCTGCGTACTTCGGAAATGCGGGTGCTGCTGATGGACGCCATGCGCCAAAATCAGAATCTTCAAGTAGAACTTGATGGCCTGCGCGAGCAGCTCAGGGGATACGAAGTTGCTGCCACCAGAGGTGAAGGCGTGCTCGAGCAGTTGCACAGTAATTTAGAGAATGCTCGCGTCTTGGCCGGCATTACCGCCGTCATGGGACAGGGCATATCCGTGACCATTAATGATAGTCAGCGTTTAGCAGCAGCAACTGATGACCCGGCCGTTTTTATTGTCCATGATGAAGATATTTTAAAAATAGTTAATGTGTTGCGGGCTGCCGGAGCGGAAGCTATCTCTGTCAACGGACAGCGACTCTTGGCGACTAGTGAAATTCACTGTGCCGGACCTTCAGTGTCCGTGAACAACACCCGCATTGCCGCTCCTTTTGTAGTGACTGCCATTGGCGATAATAAAGCTTTAGAAAGCGCCTTACGCATGCGCGGTGGTATTATTGAAACACTCAGCTACTTTGGCATCGAGATAGAGTTGAGGCTGCATGAAAAAGTAACGGTGCCTGGGTTTACGCAGCCGCTACGGTTCGAATGGGCAGAGCCTGTATTGGGGAGATAG
- a CDS encoding small basic family protein: MLLATVGLMMGLLLGFVSGVRIPPHLAPYTAVALLAAADSLLGGLRSSLSGTFDDTIFVSGLLSNALLAALLAFVGDRMGINLYLAAVVAFGVRIFQNLAIIRRMLLLRV; the protein is encoded by the coding sequence ATGTTACTAGCTACAGTCGGTTTAATGATGGGACTCCTGCTCGGGTTTGTCAGCGGCGTGAGAATTCCCCCACACTTAGCTCCCTATACCGCGGTAGCTCTTCTTGCGGCCGCAGACTCGCTCCTCGGGGGTTTAAGGTCTTCGCTGTCTGGCACCTTTGACGACACAATTTTTGTAAGTGGGTTGCTTAGCAATGCCCTGCTGGCAGCACTGCTCGCCTTCGTTGGGGATAGAATGGGCATTAATCTTTACCTGGCCGCAGTGGTGGCGTTTGGAGTGCGGATTTTTCAAAATCTCGCCATCATACGCAGGATGCTCCTGTTGCGAGTGTGA
- the ftsA gene encoding cell division protein FtsA: MRKELIASLDVGTANTRCVIAEINQRGEVQILGMCSRPSAGMRKGLIVDVEASAASVREVVAFAERMAGGTTASLFVALSPLHAVLQPSKGMVAVLGADHEVCQEDIDRVMQATRLVNLPPNREIVDMVALQYIVDGYGGLKDPVNMIGMRLELEAMLVVGNLTALSNLRRSVERAGYAVEGFVLKPLALGELLLSEDERELGVELVDVGAAVTEMAYFEEGALRSIAAVPLGGAYVSNDLTLGLRVSTKTAERLKTEVDWFTQPPDRAIDLASFGHVEARKVTAGEIIDVMEPRYEEIFNMVRQQSREMNGSDVPNGGYVVTGGTAKHKSFLALLRRILGNRVRVSLETYGAVDDPGYNAAVAVLTYVLNRRGGQASVNKQQKSGRGIMDKVKGFFQDFWE, from the coding sequence GTGCGGAAAGAACTGATTGCGAGTTTGGATGTCGGGACAGCCAACACTCGCTGTGTCATTGCCGAAATTAATCAGCGCGGTGAAGTGCAAATTCTCGGCATGTGTAGCCGCCCTTCGGCAGGTATGCGCAAAGGGCTGATAGTTGATGTTGAGGCCAGTGCAGCTTCCGTCAGAGAGGTGGTAGCATTTGCAGAGCGCATGGCGGGGGGCACTACAGCCTCTCTTTTTGTGGCTCTCTCTCCACTACACGCGGTGCTGCAGCCCTCTAAAGGCATGGTGGCAGTACTAGGCGCTGACCACGAGGTCTGTCAAGAAGATATCGATCGAGTTATGCAGGCAACTAGGCTGGTCAATCTGCCACCCAACAGAGAAATCGTAGACATGGTGGCGCTGCAGTACATAGTAGATGGATACGGCGGTCTAAAAGATCCGGTGAACATGATAGGCATGCGCTTAGAGCTAGAGGCTATGTTGGTGGTAGGTAACTTAACTGCCCTGTCTAATCTTAGGCGCAGCGTAGAGCGCGCGGGCTATGCTGTGGAAGGTTTCGTGCTCAAGCCTCTCGCCCTGGGAGAGTTGCTCTTAAGCGAGGACGAACGCGAGCTAGGTGTCGAGCTGGTTGATGTCGGTGCCGCGGTAACCGAGATGGCGTATTTTGAAGAAGGAGCTTTGCGCTCGATCGCCGCAGTCCCCCTTGGCGGCGCTTATGTGAGCAACGACCTGACTCTAGGGCTGCGTGTAAGCACCAAGACGGCGGAGCGCCTCAAGACGGAAGTTGACTGGTTTACCCAACCCCCGGACAGAGCCATAGATTTAGCTAGTTTTGGGCATGTAGAGGCTAGAAAAGTCACGGCGGGTGAGATTATCGATGTTATGGAGCCCCGTTATGAAGAGATATTTAACATGGTGCGGCAGCAGTCTCGTGAGATGAACGGCAGCGATGTACCTAATGGCGGCTATGTGGTCACTGGTGGCACTGCCAAGCACAAGTCCTTTCTCGCCCTACTGAGACGAATTTTGGGAAATCGTGTAAGGGTAAGCCTTGAAACCTACGGTGCCGTCGATGACCCAGGCTACAATGCCGCGGTGGCAGTGTTGACATATGTTCTTAATCGGCGCGGCGGACAAGCTAGTGTCAACAAACAACAGAAGAGCGGGCGCGGAATTATGGACAAGGTAAAAGGTTTTTTCCAAGATTTTTGGGAGTAG
- the ftsZ gene encoding cell division protein FtsZ, producing the protein MLEWDNDYNQPAKIKVIGVGGGGSNGVNRMIEAGLKGAEFIAVNTDAQALSASLATHKLQIGEKLTRGLGAGANPEVGTKAAEESREVLAKALKGADMIFVTAGMGGGTGTGAAPIVAEVARDLGALTVGVVTKPFGFEGKRRMTQAERGIAALREKVDTIIVIPNDRLLQVADKNTTFMEAFRMADDVLRQGVQGISDVMMVPGIINVDFADIKAIMSNAGSALMGIGKAVGEGRCIAATKMAISSPLLETSIDGAKGVLLAITGGPSLSLFEVDEAGKIIQQAVDVDSNFILGAVIDETMGEEVRVTVIATGFEGRKPKEHVFDGITISPLDDNQLDIPTFVRRKRSFDK; encoded by the coding sequence GTGTTAGAGTGGGATAACGATTATAATCAACCTGCTAAAATTAAAGTTATAGGTGTCGGTGGCGGCGGCAGTAATGGCGTCAACCGCATGATTGAGGCCGGACTTAAAGGGGCAGAATTTATTGCCGTAAATACCGATGCACAGGCTTTGAGTGCATCGCTGGCTACTCACAAGTTGCAGATTGGAGAAAAACTCACCCGTGGGCTGGGTGCAGGTGCTAATCCCGAGGTGGGTACTAAGGCGGCTGAAGAAAGTCGCGAAGTGCTGGCTAAGGCCCTTAAGGGGGCGGACATGATTTTCGTGACCGCTGGCATGGGCGGTGGCACAGGTACTGGTGCCGCACCGATTGTGGCCGAGGTGGCGCGAGATTTGGGTGCCTTAACCGTGGGTGTAGTCACAAAACCATTCGGGTTTGAGGGCAAACGACGCATGACACAGGCCGAGCGTGGTATTGCCGCACTGCGTGAAAAAGTAGATACAATTATCGTTATCCCCAACGACCGCTTGCTACAGGTAGCGGATAAAAATACGACATTTATGGAAGCTTTCCGCATGGCCGATGATGTGCTCAGGCAAGGTGTACAAGGCATCTCTGACGTCATGATGGTTCCTGGCATCATCAATGTTGACTTTGCCGATATCAAAGCCATTATGTCTAATGCTGGCTCAGCCTTGATGGGTATTGGTAAGGCCGTTGGCGAGGGCCGCTGCATTGCCGCCACCAAGATGGCGATATCAAGCCCTCTGCTCGAAACATCCATAGACGGTGCTAAGGGCGTTTTGCTAGCTATTACAGGAGGGCCTTCCCTCAGCCTGTTTGAGGTTGATGAGGCCGGTAAAATTATACAACAGGCCGTAGACGTAGATTCTAACTTTATCCTCGGCGCGGTGATAGACGAAACGATGGGCGAAGAAGTGAGGGTTACCGTTATCGCCACTGGCTTTGAAGGGCGCAAACCTAAGGAGCATGTGTTTGATGGCATCACCATTTCTCCGCTTGATGACAATCAACTAGACATCCCAACTTTTGTACGCCGAAAACGCAGCTTTGATAAATAA
- a CDS encoding sigma-E processing peptidase SpoIIGA yields the protein MVIYLDSLWLLNWAMNWWLLWATAKTLRRQAPRARLMWAASLGAMSSLLWLLLPGPTWVLFSLKVVVAIAMVNCCFTPRGLRQCLEHTGVFLLISALCAGLTLGMALFGVGGVSEALPSMGWYIVVGGPILMTLPVQRLWANLGRQFRHSEQSARFEFVLQGISVSLLGLLDTGNVLLEPLSYRPVVVVDAEAISDLLPEELLSLVYQWDKLGETLLDSLPDWLASRLTLIPYTAVAGGGMMVGIRPDSCSILVKGSWHPVDAVIGFAPLEFAAGEKFALLPAEVWPMD from the coding sequence TTGGTCATATACCTTGACTCACTGTGGTTACTGAATTGGGCCATGAATTGGTGGCTGCTGTGGGCTACCGCTAAAACTCTGCGTCGGCAGGCACCTCGCGCCCGACTAATGTGGGCAGCTTCTCTTGGGGCGATGTCCTCCCTACTTTGGCTATTGCTCCCAGGGCCAACTTGGGTGCTGTTCTCACTGAAGGTAGTAGTCGCCATAGCGATGGTTAACTGCTGCTTTACCCCGAGGGGACTTAGGCAGTGCCTAGAGCATACAGGCGTGTTCCTGCTTATCTCGGCTCTCTGTGCTGGTCTTACCCTAGGCATGGCCCTTTTTGGAGTAGGGGGGGTGAGCGAAGCGCTGCCTAGTATGGGCTGGTACATTGTGGTAGGCGGACCGATCTTGATGACCCTGCCTGTGCAGCGACTGTGGGCGAACTTGGGGCGGCAATTCCGTCACAGTGAACAGAGCGCGCGCTTTGAGTTTGTTTTACAGGGGATTTCGGTTTCGCTCCTCGGCCTACTCGACACGGGCAATGTTTTGCTCGAGCCACTGAGCTACCGTCCGGTGGTGGTGGTCGATGCAGAAGCCATATCAGATTTGCTGCCCGAAGAGCTGCTGTCGCTCGTGTATCAATGGGATAAATTGGGCGAAACCTTGCTTGACTCATTGCCAGACTGGCTGGCCTCTAGGCTCACTCTCATACCCTATACCGCGGTGGCAGGGGGAGGAATGATGGTCGGTATTCGTCCGGATTCATGCTCTATTCTAGTCAAGGGCAGCTGGCACCCTGTGGACGCCGTAATCGGGTTTGCCCCTCTCGAATTTGCTGCAGGAGAAAAGTTCGCTTTACTACCTGCGGAAGTCTGGCCGATGGATTAA
- the sigE gene encoding RNA polymerase sporulation sigma factor SigE codes for MMIRTNLWRLRFWLVFLRVLRLLGVPWVPRAVHFVGSSEALPPPLTEEEEHYLIEGLKSGDFAVKSVLIERNLRLVVYIARKFENTGLPIEDLVSIGSIGLIKAVNTFNPARNIKLATYASRCIENEILMYLRRNQKNKVEVSLDEPLNIDWDGNELLLSDVIPVENSEVHRALEAEVDRRMLQSAMSKLSAREQRIIELRFGLHDGRERTQKEVADLLCISQSYISRLEKRILNRLKREFRKME; via the coding sequence ATGATGATCCGCACCAATCTCTGGCGTTTGCGCTTTTGGCTCGTCTTCCTCCGGGTACTACGCCTCTTAGGGGTGCCATGGGTGCCTCGAGCTGTTCATTTTGTCGGTAGCTCCGAAGCCCTGCCGCCCCCCCTCACGGAAGAAGAGGAGCATTACCTTATCGAGGGCTTAAAGAGCGGTGACTTTGCTGTCAAGTCGGTGTTAATTGAACGCAACCTGAGACTAGTAGTCTACATTGCGCGCAAGTTTGAGAACACCGGCCTGCCCATTGAGGACTTGGTTTCCATAGGTTCAATTGGGCTCATCAAAGCTGTCAATACCTTTAATCCCGCCCGTAATATCAAGCTCGCCACCTATGCCTCTCGGTGCATTGAAAACGAGATACTGATGTACTTGCGACGCAACCAAAAGAACAAAGTTGAAGTCTCACTTGACGAGCCTTTAAATATTGACTGGGACGGCAACGAACTGCTGCTCTCTGATGTCATCCCGGTAGAAAATAGCGAGGTTCATCGGGCGCTAGAAGCGGAAGTGGACCGGCGTATGCTGCAAAGCGCCATGTCTAAACTGAGCGCGAGGGAGCAGAGGATTATAGAACTGCGTTTTGGTCTCCATGATGGGCGGGAGCGCACTCAGAAAGAAGTGGCAGACCTACTCTGCATCTCACAGTCCTACATATCTCGTCTCGAAAAACGAATTCTAAATCGTTTGAAGCGAGAATTTAGGAAAATGGAGTAA
- the sigG gene encoding RNA polymerase sporulation sigma factor SigG, with protein MVIIHHEWHEGGNTVNRVEICGVNTSKLQVLGNAKMRDLFIAIQQGDEAAREKLIMGNLRLVLSVIQRFNNRGELVDDLFQVGCIGLMKAIDNFDLKHNVKFSTYAVPMIIGEIRRYLRDNNPIRVSRSLRDIAYKALQVRDALVTRNGREPTVSEIAEELHLPREEVVFALDAIQEPVSLFDPIYQEGGDPIYIMDQIKSEKDNDAYWLEGIAIKEALFRLSDRERHIVNLRFFAGKTQMEVADEIGISQAQVSRLEKAALVQMKKLIADRGEK; from the coding sequence ATGGTGATAATTCATCATGAGTGGCATGAAGGGGGAAACACAGTGAACCGAGTGGAGATATGTGGCGTAAACACCTCGAAACTACAAGTACTTGGCAATGCCAAAATGCGCGACTTGTTCATTGCTATACAGCAAGGCGACGAAGCCGCCCGCGAAAAACTTATTATGGGCAATCTGCGCCTGGTGCTAAGTGTCATACAGCGTTTCAACAACCGTGGGGAACTAGTCGATGATCTGTTCCAAGTCGGGTGCATAGGACTTATGAAAGCTATCGATAATTTCGATCTCAAACATAATGTCAAATTCTCTACCTATGCCGTACCGATGATCATTGGGGAAATTCGCCGCTACTTGCGCGACAACAATCCCATACGTGTAAGTCGCTCGCTGCGCGACATCGCCTACAAGGCGCTACAGGTGCGCGACGCCCTAGTCACCAGGAATGGTAGAGAGCCAACAGTTAGTGAGATAGCCGAAGAGCTACACTTGCCTCGTGAAGAAGTTGTGTTTGCGCTCGACGCCATACAAGAACCAGTGTCTTTGTTTGACCCTATCTACCAAGAGGGTGGCGACCCCATATACATTATGGACCAAATCAAGAGTGAAAAAGATAATGATGCCTACTGGTTAGAAGGTATCGCCATTAAAGAAGCGCTCTTTAGACTCAGTGATCGAGAAAGGCACATCGTCAACCTGCGGTTTTTTGCTGGCAAAACGCAGATGGAAGTGGCGGACGAGATAGGAATATCTCAGGCGCAGGTCTCGCGCTTAGAGAAAGCGGCCTTGGTCCAGATGAAAAAGCTCATTGCCGATCGCGGTGAAAAGTGA
- a CDS encoding stage II sporulation protein R, which translates to MMWQKVVATLLLLLMILGPRGGATMRSREIIRLHVHAHSDTEEEQRLKLAVRDALLGEINRLVSEAETPSQAEKLIERALPGLTSLLQSTLQKEKSPHVGQVKWGVFLFPSRVYGQLALPAGRYRALNVHIGEGNGRNWWCVMYPPLCFVNGVVGQSTERRFDSALRNLVQSLWRRLRN; encoded by the coding sequence GTGATGTGGCAAAAAGTGGTCGCAACCTTGCTCCTACTGTTAATGATACTCGGACCGCGTGGCGGCGCCACCATGCGCAGTAGAGAGATTATTCGCCTCCATGTGCATGCCCACAGCGATACCGAAGAAGAGCAGCGACTGAAACTAGCAGTAAGGGATGCCTTGCTGGGTGAAATTAACCGCCTAGTAAGTGAGGCGGAAACACCTTCTCAGGCGGAGAAACTAATCGAGAGGGCCTTGCCTGGCCTCACATCCCTGCTACAGAGCACCCTACAAAAAGAGAAGTCGCCCCATGTTGGGCAGGTAAAATGGGGGGTGTTTCTCTTCCCTAGCAGGGTCTACGGCCAACTGGCCTTGCCTGCCGGACGTTACCGCGCTTTGAATGTCCACATTGGCGAGGGAAATGGTAGAAACTGGTGGTGCGTGATGTATCCTCCCCTCTGCTTCGTCAACGGTGTAGTCGGACAATCGACGGAGAGGCGCTTCGATTCGGCCCTGCGAAACCTCGTGCAAAGTCTCTGGCGCCGTCTGCGCAACTAG
- a CDS encoding YlmC/YmxH family sporulation protein, producing MLRVSDLREKEIVNILDGRRIGFIGDLDVDVQEGRIRALIVLGQGKLLGLFGRDDNVYIAWDKIVKIGLDVILVDMPSLETPCLEDELS from the coding sequence GTGCTGCGAGTTTCGGACTTGCGCGAGAAAGAGATTGTGAACATTCTCGATGGAAGGCGCATCGGCTTTATTGGCGACCTAGATGTTGATGTTCAGGAAGGGAGAATCCGTGCCCTCATAGTGCTGGGGCAAGGGAAGCTGCTCGGTTTGTTCGGACGCGACGATAATGTGTATATCGCCTGGGACAAAATTGTGAAGATAGGCCTTGATGTGATTTTGGTGGATATGCCTAGTCTGGAGACACCGTGTTTAGAGGATGAATTGTCATGA
- the nrdR gene encoding transcriptional regulator NrdR, with amino-acid sequence MKCPQCDCVDSRVVDSRPTAEDSTIRRRRECPACLRRFTTYERLEEQPIVVIKKDGSRQLFSRSKILSGLLKACEKRPVPLDVLEAAVLDIEAKLANEMPSEIPSARIGELVMERLQNIDEVAYVRFASVYRQFTDINNFLGELEKLLKVRGQ; translated from the coding sequence GTGAAATGCCCCCAGTGTGACTGCGTAGACAGTCGGGTAGTTGATAGTAGGCCGACCGCTGAAGACAGCACCATTCGTCGCCGGCGCGAGTGCCCAGCATGCCTGCGCCGCTTCACTACTTACGAGAGGCTGGAAGAACAACCTATAGTGGTCATCAAGAAAGATGGTAGCCGGCAATTATTTAGTAGGAGCAAAATTCTCTCTGGCCTTCTTAAGGCCTGTGAGAAACGCCCTGTGCCCCTCGACGTTTTGGAGGCCGCTGTCCTAGACATCGAGGCGAAACTCGCGAATGAAATGCCCTCCGAAATTCCGTCCGCGCGTATAGGCGAGTTAGTCATGGAACGACTGCAGAACATAGATGAAGTGGCCTATGTGCGCTTCGCCTCCGTGTATCGCCAGTTTACAGATATCAATAATTTTCTCGGTGAACTCGAAAAGTTGCTCAAGGTGCGAGGACAATGA
- a CDS encoding YggS family pyridoxal phosphate-dependent enzyme yields MSNTARELIAAVQAYPGVTLVAVSKAVGLPEIKLAYEMGISNFGENRVQDALPKIEQCILPLTWHFIGRVQTNKLRKIVGSFSLVHSLCSLRVAEEMSKVAQAEGKVFTCLIQVDTTDEETKQGLRPDEVGPFIDSLAGMKAVAIKGLMTMGPNTADKEMIRQSFRQVRQLYDELSREKWPAVEMRHLSMGMSSDYRLALDAGSNMVRIGTAIFANIK; encoded by the coding sequence ATGAGCAACACGGCGCGAGAGCTAATTGCTGCCGTACAGGCCTATCCAGGCGTCACCTTGGTCGCTGTGAGCAAGGCCGTCGGCCTGCCGGAAATTAAACTCGCTTACGAGATGGGCATTAGTAATTTTGGTGAGAATCGCGTTCAAGATGCACTTCCCAAAATAGAGCAGTGCATTTTGCCGTTAACCTGGCATTTCATTGGCCGCGTACAGACGAATAAACTGCGCAAAATAGTAGGCTCCTTTTCCTTAGTTCACTCCTTGTGCAGCCTGCGGGTGGCCGAAGAGATGAGCAAAGTGGCGCAAGCTGAGGGCAAGGTCTTCACCTGTCTTATTCAGGTCGATACTACAGACGAAGAAACAAAGCAGGGTCTCCGGCCTGACGAGGTAGGGCCGTTTATAGACTCTCTTGCTGGTATGAAAGCTGTAGCGATTAAAGGTCTAATGACGATGGGGCCAAACACCGCGGACAAAGAGATGATCAGACAGTCCTTTCGCCAAGTACGGCAGCTCTACGATGAACTAAGCCGAGAGAAATGGCCTGCTGTGGAAATGCGCCACCTATCCATGGGCATGAGCAGCGATTACCGCCTAGCTTTAGACGCAGGCTCCAATATGGTGAGAATTGGCACGGCCATTTTTGCCAACATCAAATGA
- a CDS encoding cell division protein SepF, translating into MREKSRWRKFLDFFGFDSDDDEEEDTRREPLLPEDAVSDLHSQRRPQQVVDLAKRQQMRVVVVQPSSFDDVPNIVEHVKARRPVIINLDICDQKGRQRILDFMSGATYGSGGRMQKISEAIFLSAPSTVQIDNITGEIYDDGLASHRPSQKKGN; encoded by the coding sequence ATGAGAGAAAAGTCCAGATGGAGAAAATTCCTAGATTTCTTTGGTTTCGATAGTGACGATGACGAGGAGGAAGACACGCGGCGAGAACCACTCCTCCCCGAGGATGCTGTCAGTGATTTGCACTCCCAGCGTCGCCCGCAGCAAGTAGTCGACCTTGCCAAACGCCAGCAGATGAGGGTTGTCGTCGTGCAGCCGAGTAGTTTTGATGATGTGCCCAATATTGTTGAGCATGTCAAGGCACGCCGCCCGGTAATCATCAACCTCGACATTTGCGATCAAAAGGGGCGGCAGCGCATCCTGGACTTCATGTCGGGAGCGACTTATGGCAGCGGCGGTCGCATGCAAAAGATTAGCGAGGCAATTTTTCTTTCCGCGCCCTCAACTGTGCAGATTGACAACATCACGGGTGAAATTTATGACGACGGACTGGCAAGTCATCGACCCAGTCAGAAAAAAGGCAATTGA
- a CDS encoding DivIVA domain-containing protein, with the protein MPLKPQDISKKEFKKAIRGYNVEEVDDFLDQFTRDYEATLRELATQREQVQKVEDKLSHYYKLEQTLHGALMVAQETAEEVKNSARKEAQLIVKEAEVRAERMVEEAISKSRKMASEYTEVQKQSEIFRGRLRALLQAQLEMLGSTDWDKLSQ; encoded by the coding sequence ATGCCATTAAAGCCTCAAGATATCAGCAAGAAAGAGTTTAAGAAGGCGATTCGTGGTTACAACGTCGAAGAGGTAGATGATTTTCTCGATCAATTTACCCGCGATTACGAGGCTACTTTGCGCGAACTTGCTACGCAGCGCGAGCAAGTACAAAAGGTAGAGGATAAACTTAGCCATTACTACAAACTTGAACAGACCCTCCACGGGGCCTTGATGGTGGCACAAGAGACAGCCGAAGAGGTTAAGAACTCGGCCCGCAAAGAGGCGCAGCTTATTGTTAAAGAGGCGGAAGTTCGTGCGGAAAGAATGGTTGAAGAAGCCATCTCCAAGTCACGTAAAATGGCCTCTGAGTACACTGAAGTACAAAAACAGTCCGAGATTTTTCGGGGCAGGCTCCGGGCACTGCTACAAGCACAGCTAGAGATGCTCGGTTCTACAGATTGGGATAAACTCTCGCAGTAG
- the lspA gene encoding signal peptidase II — protein sequence MAAFLLSLGILLLDQVSKHLVVLNLSYGESLPIWPGFLALTHVHNFGAAFGLFAGQRWLFFVAVFVTMAVLFMWRKDILRAGPLALWSCALLLGGALGNFLDRLRLGFVVDFIDLGFWPVFNVADSAIVVGALTLAIVTIRAEFK from the coding sequence ATAGCTGCCTTTTTGTTGTCGCTCGGAATCCTGCTACTCGACCAAGTGAGCAAGCACTTGGTCGTCTTAAATTTGTCCTACGGCGAATCTCTGCCTATCTGGCCTGGGTTCTTGGCCTTGACGCATGTGCATAATTTCGGAGCCGCCTTTGGGCTTTTTGCTGGACAGCGTTGGCTCTTCTTTGTGGCGGTTTTCGTAACCATGGCCGTGTTATTCATGTGGCGCAAAGACATCCTGCGGGCAGGACCCTTGGCATTGTGGTCCTGTGCGCTGCTTTTAGGTGGTGCCCTAGGTAACTTCCTCGACCGCCTCAGGCTAGGTTTTGTCGTCGATTTCATTGATCTTGGGTTCTGGCCGGTCTTTAATGTGGCTGACTCGGCCATAGTAGTGGGCGCTCTTACGCTTGCCATTGTAACCATACGGGCGGAATTTAAATGA